The following are from one region of the Gammaproteobacteria bacterium genome:
- a CDS encoding transposase: MMKKSKYSEQQIIALLREVELGAKVNETCRKYGISDATYYKWKSAYGWYYGCIATQASEGTSSRERQAQEDVC; encoded by the coding sequence ATGATGAAGAAATCGAAGTACAGTGAACAGCAAATCATTGCCTTGCTCAGGGAAGTCGAGCTAGGCGCCAAAGTCAACGAGACCTGCCGCAAGTACGGCATCAGTGATGCGACATACTACAAATGGAAATCCGCTTACGGGTGGTATTATGGATGCATCGCAACTCAGGCATCTGAAGGAACTTCAAGCCGAGAACGCCAAGCTCAAGAAGATGTGTGCTGA
- the tnpA gene encoding IS200/IS605 family transposase, with product MRDVVEKASHCAWQIHYHIVFPVQYRRGLLDEAVVRIIMLTAKEIEERYDIEFGQIGCDKDHVHILCTAHPKIAPGQIVRIFKSITAWELFKKKPDLKRDLWGGEFWTDGYYVATVGERADWGVVERYVKNQGKPKEELRQLELF from the coding sequence ATGCGAGATGTTGTAGAGAAAGCGAGCCACTGTGCATGGCAGATACATTATCACATTGTATTTCCTGTGCAATACAGGCGTGGACTGTTAGACGAAGCGGTTGTAAGAATTATTATGCTGACAGCGAAAGAGATAGAAGAACGATACGACATTGAGTTTGGGCAGATAGGTTGTGACAAAGATCACGTACATATACTTTGTACGGCCCATCCTAAAATTGCACCGGGTCAGATTGTTAGGATATTCAAAAGCATAACAGCGTGGGAATTGTTTAAGAAGAAGCCGGATTTGAAACGAGATTTGTGGGGTGGTGAGTTTTGGACAGATGGCTATTATGTTGCAACTGTAGGGGAAAGAGCGGATTGGGGTGTAGTTGAGCGTTATGTAAAGAATCAAGGCAAACCAAAAGAAGAGCTGCGTCAACTTGAGCTTTTCTAA